A stretch of the Maridesulfovibrio bastinii DSM 16055 genome encodes the following:
- the pheS gene encoding phenylalanine--tRNA ligase subunit alpha yields MSDLRSLLQDLDSLVPDCEARLGQASSLSDLEEVRVEFLGRKGRLAKIMSGLPALSKEEKPAAGKKANEVKTALTEKIEDRQAAVERAAVLESLSRFDPTMPGRKPQEGSLHPVTLAMDEICDVFIGLGFEVVTGPEVENDWYNFEALNIPPEHPARDMQDTLYVSDSILLRTHTSPLQVRTMLEKKPPVAVIAPGKVYRRDSDITHTPMFHQIEGLLVDKNVSMADLRGTLTAFVRQLFGSKTDVRFRPSFFPFTEPSAEVDISCVMCGGKGTVDGKPCRVCKQTGWVEILGCGMVDPNVLGSVDYDAEKYSGFAFGLGIERVAMLKYGIGDLRMFFENDIRFLEQFA; encoded by the coding sequence ATGTCGGACTTAAGGTCCCTTTTACAAGATTTAGATAGCCTGGTCCCGGACTGCGAAGCACGTCTGGGCCAGGCTTCTTCTTTGTCGGATTTGGAAGAGGTACGAGTCGAATTTCTGGGCCGTAAAGGCCGTCTTGCCAAAATAATGTCAGGACTCCCGGCCCTTAGTAAGGAAGAAAAGCCCGCCGCAGGAAAAAAAGCCAACGAAGTAAAGACTGCCCTAACTGAAAAGATAGAAGACAGACAAGCCGCCGTTGAACGTGCAGCTGTACTTGAAAGCCTTTCCCGCTTCGACCCCACTATGCCCGGACGCAAACCCCAGGAAGGTTCGCTTCATCCGGTCACCCTCGCTATGGATGAAATCTGTGATGTTTTCATCGGTCTTGGTTTTGAAGTTGTTACCGGCCCTGAAGTTGAAAACGACTGGTACAACTTTGAAGCTCTGAACATCCCGCCTGAACATCCGGCGCGTGATATGCAGGATACCCTCTATGTTTCTGATTCTATCCTGCTTCGCACCCACACTTCACCTTTACAGGTGCGCACAATGCTGGAAAAGAAGCCTCCTGTAGCAGTAATTGCTCCGGGCAAAGTTTACCGCAGGGACTCAGACATCACCCATACCCCGATGTTTCACCAGATTGAAGGCCTCCTCGTTGATAAAAATGTCAGCATGGCCGATCTGCGCGGAACCCTTACAGCTTTTGTACGCCAGCTTTTTGGAAGCAAAACAGACGTAAGATTCCGTCCAAGCTTTTTCCCGTTTACCGAACCAAGTGCCGAAGTTGATATTTCCTGTGTTATGTGCGGCGGAAAAGGTACCGTTGACGGAAAACCATGCCGAGTCTGCAAGCAGACAGGCTGGGTTGAAATTCTCGGTTGCGGTATGGTTGATCCCAATGTTCTGGGATCAGTTGACTATGATGCCGAAAAATATTCAGGATTTGCTTTCGGACTGGGCATTGAAAGAGTCGCCATGCTTAAATACGGCATAGGTGACCTGCGCATGTTCTTCGAAAACGACATCCGTTTTCTGGAACAGTTCGCTTAA